One Gammaproteobacteria bacterium genomic region harbors:
- the cydB gene encoding cytochrome d ubiquinol oxidase subunit II: MIDYEILRVIWWLLLGTLLVGFAVMDGFDLGIGMLLHRVAKTNDERRVVLNTIGPIWEGNQIWLVLGGGAIFAAWPALYALSFSGFYFALLLVLFGLILRPVGFKYRSKIESTPWRSAWDFALFVGGLVPALVFGVAMGNVLQGAPFYFDDTFRSFYDGNFFGLLNPFALLCGLVSIAMLLMHGAIFLCIKTEGLIQVRARNYARLATVLTIVLFALAGWWVAHGITGYILTSNSPYNGPSNPFTKTVTTAIGAWMNNYHHYPFLKIVPALGFLGALWALLLVNSRFYRLAWICSALSIASIIATVGVSMFPFILPSTVNPNLSLMIFDASSSQLTLFIMLLATIIFLPIIL; this comes from the coding sequence ATGATTGATTATGAAATCTTACGTGTTATTTGGTGGCTTTTATTAGGTACTTTGTTAGTCGGCTTTGCAGTCATGGATGGTTTTGATTTAGGTATTGGGATGTTATTGCATCGCGTCGCTAAAACCAATGATGAACGTCGTGTCGTGTTAAATACGATTGGTCCAATATGGGAAGGTAATCAAATTTGGTTGGTGTTAGGTGGTGGCGCAATTTTTGCTGCTTGGCCAGCTCTTTATGCTTTATCCTTTTCAGGGTTTTATTTTGCGTTGCTTTTAGTGTTATTTGGTTTGATATTGCGCCCAGTGGGTTTTAAATATCGTAGTAAAATTGAAAGCACGCCCTGGCGTAGTGCGTGGGATTTCGCCTTGTTTGTCGGTGGTTTAGTTCCAGCGCTTGTTTTTGGAGTGGCGATGGGAAATGTGTTACAAGGTGCTCCTTTTTATTTTGATGATACGTTTCGTAGTTTTTATGATGGAAATTTTTTTGGTTTGCTAAATCCATTTGCATTGCTGTGTGGTTTAGTCAGTATTGCGATGTTATTGATGCATGGAGCTATTTTCTTATGCATTAAGACTGAAGGCCTTATTCAAGTGCGCGCAAGAAATTATGCGCGACTTGCAACAGTGCTTACTATTGTGTTGTTTGCGCTGGCTGGTTGGTGGGTGGCTCATGGTATTACAGGCTATATACTAACTAGTAATTCGCCATATAACGGTCCTTCCAATCCATTTACTAAAACAGTGACAACAGCCATCGGTGCATGGATGAATAACTATCATCATTATCCTTTCCTGAAAATTGTGCCGGCTTTAGGATTTTTAGGAGCGCTATGGGCATTATTATTAGTGAATAGTCGATTTTATCGGTTAGCGTGGATTTGCAGTGCGTTATCAATCGCTAGCATTATTGCGACTGTTGGCGTGAGTATGTTTCCGTTTATTCTGCCTTCTACAGTCAATCCAAATTTAAGCTTAATGATATTTGACGCTTCTTCAAGTCAACTCACATTATTTATTATGTTGCTAGCGACGATTATTTTTCTGCCCATCATTCTT